From Thermodesulfobacteriota bacterium, the proteins below share one genomic window:
- a CDS encoding aspartate kinase: MALIVQKYGGTSVATIDKIRRVAKHIVNSKEKGDDILVVVSAMGGETNRLIELSRSIMDPPDERELDVITSSGEQVSSGLLTMMIKSMGYDAISFQGHQVRIITDNAHSKARIVRIDDEKIKKALTEGKIIVVAGFQGVEEEGNVTTLGRGGSDLTAVALAAVLNASCELYKDDVDGIYTIDPGICENARKLEKISYDEMLEMSSLGSKVLQARAVEFAKKYHVPIHVRSTAKPDEKGTWVIEEEEMAELEKIVISGVTYDKDQAKITIIHVSDQPGIAAKLFNPLADEGILVDMIVQNVSTEGYTDMTFTVPRTDFKKAIKITQGVANELGAKAVTSDDKIAKVSLVGVGMKTHSGIASRMFSVLAREGINIMMISTSEIKISCVIDEKFTELAVRALHDEFELGD; encoded by the coding sequence ATGGCTCTCATCGTTCAAAAATACGGTGGAACAAGCGTCGCAACGATAGATAAAATAAGGCGAGTCGCTAAGCACATCGTAAATTCCAAGGAAAAAGGCGATGATATTCTGGTTGTAGTATCTGCTATGGGAGGTGAAACCAACAGATTGATAGAGCTTTCCAGATCAATCATGGATCCTCCTGACGAGAGGGAATTAGACGTAATCACATCGAGTGGGGAGCAGGTATCTTCAGGATTATTGACAATGATGATAAAATCTATGGGATATGACGCTATTTCATTTCAAGGTCATCAGGTAAGGATTATAACAGATAACGCTCATTCGAAAGCTAGAATAGTAAGGATAGATGATGAAAAGATAAAGAAGGCACTCACCGAGGGTAAGATAATAGTGGTTGCCGGATTTCAGGGCGTAGAGGAGGAAGGTAATGTAACTACACTTGGAAGGGGAGGCTCTGATCTTACAGCAGTTGCCCTTGCTGCGGTGCTAAATGCAAGTTGTGAACTTTATAAGGATGACGTTGACGGAATTTATACCATAGATCCTGGTATATGCGAGAATGCTAGAAAATTAGAAAAGATTTCTTATGATGAAATGTTAGAAATGTCGAGCTTAGGTTCCAAAGTGCTCCAGGCAAGAGCAGTCGAGTTTGCAAAGAAATACCATGTACCTATCCATGTACGTTCTACGGCAAAACCAGACGAGAAAGGAACTTGGGTTATAGAGGAGGAAGAAATGGCGGAACTGGAAAAGATAGTTATTTCTGGTGTAACCTATGATAAGGATCAAGCAAAGATTACAATAATACACGTCTCTGATCAGCCAGGTATAGCAGCTAAGTTATTCAATCCTCTTGCTGACGAAGGCATATTGGTAGATATGATTGTACAAAACGTAAGCACCGAGGGATATACAGACATGACTTTCACGGTTCCCAGAACGGATTTCAAGAAAGCCATAAAAATTACCCAAGGCGTAGCGAATGAATTAGGTGCCAAGGCAGTAACCTCTGATGATAAGATTGCCAAGGTGTCCTTGGTAGGAGTCGGTATGAAAACTCACTCAGGTATTGCATCAAGGATGTTCTCCGTACTTGCACGGGAAGGGATAAACATTATGATGATAAGTACGTCTGAGATAAAAATTTCTTGTGTTATTGATGAGAAATTTACTGAACTGGCTGTACGCGCGCTACATGATGAGTTTGAATTGGGAGATTGA
- the tsaE gene encoding tRNA (adenosine(37)-N6)-threonylcarbamoyltransferase complex ATPase subunit type 1 TsaE yields the protein MAKECVIYSSSEEETIKIGEELGKLLKPGTIIGLNGELGTGKTVFVKGIARGLNTREEPNSPTFVIMNKYEGRIPLYHFDLYRISSAEELEGIGYEDYFYGNGVTVVEWSDRVKGIFPDKTIKIGITIPVEPDHNAETIRKINIEGKDRWLSSFKNTVEQASQR from the coding sequence ATGGCAAAGGAATGTGTTATTTATTCTTCAAGTGAAGAAGAAACAATTAAAATAGGTGAAGAGCTAGGAAAATTACTCAAGCCCGGTACTATTATTGGGTTAAACGGTGAACTTGGAACCGGTAAGACAGTTTTTGTGAAGGGAATTGCTAGAGGGTTGAATACACGGGAAGAACCGAATAGCCCAACTTTTGTTATTATGAACAAGTATGAGGGAAGGATACCTCTTTACCACTTTGACCTTTATAGGATTTCGTCGGCAGAAGAACTCGAAGGAATAGGCTATGAGGATTACTTCTATGGAAATGGCGTAACGGTTGTAGAATGGTCGGACCGAGTGAAGGGAATTTTTCCAGATAAGACTATTAAAATTGGAATAACGATTCCGGTTGAACCCGATCATAACGCCGAGACTATAAGAAAGATTAATATTGAAGGTAAGGATAGATGGCTCTCATCGTTCAAAAATACGGTGGAACAAGCGTCGCAACGATAG
- a CDS encoding alkaline phosphatase family protein encodes MKKTFFENFSKCLLAFLIVCTCLARADSEAKLALIITIDGLRPDAISETHTPNLYSLIKLSSYTLNAKTIKPSETIPAHTSLITEARLKVMKEQTKKT; translated from the coding sequence TTGAAAAAGACTTTCTTTGAAAATTTTTCTAAATGTCTTCTAGCATTTTTAATCGTCTGCACCTGCCTAGCTAGGGCAGATTCAGAGGCAAAACTCGCATTAATCATCACAATCGATGGCCTAAGACCAGACGCCATCTCAGAGACTCACACCCCGAATTTATATTCCTTAATTAAACTAAGTTCATACACGCTAAACGCAAAGACAATAAAACCTAGTGAGACAATCCCCGCCCATACTTCGCTGATCACGGAGGCAAGGTTAAAAGTCATGAAGGAACAAACAAAGAAAACATAA
- a CDS encoding radical SAM protein produces the protein MLTFRQIAFGGGKLIYNRVTKRPKLVNLEVTKLCNARCDFCDYWQTKHEIRLTDYTPVIRKINPLVTVITGGEPMLRKDLPDIVKQIKKASSCIFVSMVTKGDLLDYEKAKQLFDAGINQIAVSLDFPGEMHDQYRGIPGLWNHVSTLLPELGKEFGRKRITLNTIIMNDNLDKVIDIAHRAREWGICVSFSSYSFMKTNNSSHFVKREEAERVKAVVEKIIGLRRRWKGTILSTEDYLREIPDYFERGGVPDCFAGINMIQVTPSGHLKRCSEMPVTAHYSEYRPGLYDKTKCTACWYSCRGETETPINLKRSLEYMGIWI, from the coding sequence ATGCTCACATTCCGTCAAATTGCTTTCGGTGGGGGGAAGCTTATATACAATAGGGTTACGAAGAGACCAAAGCTGGTTAACTTAGAAGTAACGAAGCTTTGTAATGCCCGCTGTGACTTTTGTGATTACTGGCAAACCAAACACGAGATAAGACTCACTGATTATACGCCTGTTATCAGGAAAATAAATCCCCTCGTGACTGTCATTACGGGTGGTGAGCCGATGCTGAGGAAAGATCTTCCTGATATAGTAAAGCAGATAAAAAAAGCTTCCTCTTGTATTTTTGTATCTATGGTGACAAAGGGTGATCTTCTAGACTATGAGAAGGCCAAGCAACTATTTGATGCAGGCATCAACCAGATTGCCGTTTCCCTTGACTTTCCTGGAGAAATGCATGATCAATACAGGGGAATACCAGGACTATGGAATCATGTTTCGACCCTGCTCCCAGAGCTTGGCAAAGAGTTTGGTCGAAAGAGGATAACCCTGAACACAATCATCATGAATGATAATCTGGATAAGGTTATTGATATCGCCCATAGAGCAAGGGAATGGGGTATATGCGTTTCGTTCAGTTCTTATTCTTTCATGAAAACGAACAATTCGTCTCATTTCGTTAAGAGGGAGGAAGCCGAGAGGGTCAAAGCAGTTGTTGAAAAAATCATTGGCCTTAGAAGAAGATGGAAGGGTACGATTCTTTCCACTGAAGATTATTTGAGAGAGATACCTGATTATTTTGAGAGGGGAGGTGTTCCGGACTGCTTTGCCGGGATTAATATGATTCAGGTAACGCCCAGTGGCCACCTGAAACGGTGCTCGGAGATGCCGGTTACTGCTCACTACAGTGAATATCGCCCGGGGCTATACGATAAGACAAAATGTACCGCTTGCTGGTATAGTTGTAGGGGAGAAACTGAAACTCCTATTAATCTTAAGAGAAGCCTTGAGTATATGGGTATATGGATTTAA
- the cysS gene encoding cysteine--tRNA ligase — translation MDEKIRLFNTLTGNKEDLIPIEDNKIGIYVCGPTVYDSPHLGHARAAVMFDVMTRFLRLIGYEVTYVRNYTDVDDKIIKKSIETGIPSEEIANTYIAEYKEAMESLGVRAPNYEPKVTEHIPEIIELIRKIIDIGYAYKSGGDVFFSIKKFKDYGKLSKRSPDDMLEGVRIDINEQKEDPLDFALWKAAKPGEPNWDSPWGKGRPGWHIECSTMSMKYLGNTFEIHGGGKDLIFPHHENEIAQSEAATGEQFAKYWLHNGLIQINREKMSKSLGNIINVMDALKRWSKETIRLFFLSHQYQNPADFSEKIMDESEAALERLYITLKRLRDLRNGNDKKDNELEERTVAFKQQWMEAMCDDFNTAEAIGNLFDLTKAINRSIDTHGGTRTLDLALTEIKNIAGVFGILEIDPDEYLTVEKLSKIKLDITEEEINRLIEERAEARRDQNWQRADEIRSYLLSKSVILEDKSHGTIWRIKN, via the coding sequence ATGGACGAAAAGATAAGGCTTTTTAACACACTCACTGGCAACAAAGAAGATCTAATCCCCATCGAAGATAACAAGATCGGGATATATGTTTGCGGCCCGACAGTCTATGATTCTCCTCATCTCGGTCATGCTAGAGCTGCCGTGATGTTTGATGTTATGACAAGATTCTTAAGATTAATTGGATATGAAGTAACTTATGTAAGAAACTACACCGACGTTGATGACAAGATCATCAAAAAATCGATAGAGACGGGTATCCCATCTGAAGAAATTGCTAATACCTACATCGCTGAATACAAGGAAGCAATGGAGTCCCTCGGTGTCAGGGCTCCAAATTACGAACCAAAGGTCACCGAACACATACCCGAAATAATCGAACTCATAAGAAAGATCATTGACATTGGTTACGCATATAAGTCTGGGGGAGACGTATTCTTCTCGATTAAGAAATTCAAAGATTATGGAAAGCTATCTAAACGATCCCCAGACGATATGCTCGAAGGTGTCAGGATTGACATAAACGAGCAGAAAGAGGATCCACTCGATTTTGCGCTCTGGAAAGCCGCAAAACCCGGAGAACCAAACTGGGATAGCCCGTGGGGAAAGGGACGACCTGGATGGCATATAGAATGTTCGACGATGAGTATGAAGTACCTCGGAAACACCTTCGAGATACACGGTGGCGGTAAGGACCTGATTTTCCCACACCACGAGAATGAAATAGCCCAATCGGAAGCTGCGACAGGTGAGCAATTCGCTAAATATTGGTTGCACAATGGCCTGATTCAAATAAATCGAGAAAAGATGTCCAAGTCCCTCGGGAATATAATTAATGTCATGGATGCACTAAAGAGATGGAGTAAAGAAACAATCAGGTTATTCTTTCTATCACACCAATACCAAAATCCCGCGGATTTTTCCGAAAAAATCATGGACGAATCAGAGGCCGCTCTTGAGAGACTCTATATAACACTGAAGCGACTGAGGGATTTGAGGAACGGAAATGATAAAAAGGATAATGAATTGGAAGAACGAACTGTCGCATTTAAGCAACAATGGATGGAAGCTATGTGCGATGATTTCAATACTGCGGAAGCGATAGGCAACCTTTTTGATTTGACTAAAGCGATTAACAGATCCATTGACACTCATGGAGGGACAAGAACATTAGATCTAGCACTGACCGAAATCAAGAATATTGCCGGCGTCTTCGGTATCCTTGAAATTGATCCCGACGAATACCTAACCGTAGAGAAACTGAGCAAGATTAAATTAGACATAACAGAAGAGGAAATTAACAGGTTAATTGAGGAAAGAGCAGAAGCAAGGAGGGATCAAAACTGGCAAAGAGCCGATGAAATCAGATCGTATTTACTATCAAAATCAGTAATACTGGAAGACAAATCTCACGGGACAATCTGGCGAATTAAGAATTAA
- a CDS encoding SDR family oxidoreductase, with the protein MTTDNSLMDQWALILGASSGFGEATSLELAGAGLNIFGVHLDRKSTLPKVEEIINQINNMGRKAVFFNINAADAEKRKETIDAIEKNIRESGDRKGIRVFLHSLAFGTLRSYIASDRKDMLADSNMNMTLDVMAHSLVYWVQELVLRNLIIEGGRIFAMTSAGGHRIWPTYGAVSASKAALESHIRQLAVELAPRKITANAIQAGVTETPALKKIPGNEIIIRHALQVNPGGRLTTTKDVAQAIAALSVSATHWITGNVIRVDGGEDLI; encoded by the coding sequence TTGACAACTGACAATAGTCTTATGGATCAGTGGGCACTCATCCTTGGTGCATCAAGCGGTTTTGGTGAAGCAACAAGCCTGGAACTCGCCGGCGCTGGATTGAACATATTTGGCGTTCATCTCGACAGAAAATCCACATTACCCAAGGTAGAAGAGATAATAAATCAAATAAACAATATGGGAAGAAAGGCTGTTTTTTTTAACATCAATGCCGCCGATGCGGAAAAAAGAAAAGAGACCATAGATGCTATTGAAAAAAATATAAGGGAAAGCGGGGATCGGAAGGGCATCAGAGTTTTTCTTCATTCTCTGGCCTTTGGCACTTTAAGATCGTATATAGCCTCTGATCGTAAGGATATGCTCGCGGACTCAAATATGAACATGACTCTAGACGTGATGGCCCACTCCCTTGTTTATTGGGTTCAGGAACTTGTTCTAAGAAATCTGATTATCGAGGGCGGAAGGATATTCGCCATGACAAGCGCCGGAGGGCACAGGATCTGGCCTACTTACGGAGCTGTATCAGCTTCAAAGGCAGCGCTGGAATCCCATATAAGACAGCTTGCCGTAGAGCTCGCTCCACGAAAGATAACAGCTAATGCTATCCAGGCCGGCGTGACAGAGACACCAGCCCTAAAAAAAATTCCCGGAAACGAAATAATCATAAGGCATGCCCTTCAAGTAAATCCTGGCGGAAGGCTTACGACGACAAAGGATGTCGCTCAAGCTATAGCTGCTCTGTCGGTGTCAGCCACTCATTGGATCACGGGGAACGTGATAAGAGTAGACGGTGGTGAAGACCTGATTTAA
- a CDS encoding methylated-DNA--[protein]-cysteine S-methyltransferase gives MSILSYSNISTSIGDIFIISGKKGITNLIFGNERFMDFKSNLNEKRLVEGGRAEESAKELELYLDGGLKHFKSNPVALPGTPFQVSVWKSLLEIPYGQVISYNELAKRIGNPNSARAVGNAVGANPIPIIVPCHRVVSSRGLGGYSSGIEIKKMLLRLEGSIS, from the coding sequence ATGAGCATACTAAGCTATTCAAATATTAGCACATCAATCGGAGATATCTTTATCATTAGTGGAAAGAAGGGCATAACAAATCTGATTTTTGGGAACGAGAGATTTATGGATTTTAAAAGTAATTTAAATGAAAAAAGACTAGTTGAAGGTGGACGAGCCGAAGAGTCGGCGAAGGAGTTGGAGTTATACCTAGATGGCGGTCTTAAACATTTCAAAAGCAATCCGGTTGCATTACCGGGTACGCCTTTTCAGGTTTCGGTCTGGAAGAGCTTGTTGGAAATACCCTACGGACAGGTTATCTCATACAATGAATTAGCAAAGAGAATAGGAAATCCAAACTCAGCAAGGGCTGTGGGAAATGCAGTTGGCGCAAATCCGATACCGATAATTGTACCCTGCCACAGGGTCGTTTCCTCGAGGGGGCTTGGAGGTTATTCTTCAGGTATTGAAATAAAGAAGATGCTGCTTAGGCTTGAAGGGTCAATTTCATAA
- a CDS encoding phosphatidylglycerophosphatase A, translating to MKERLSILVSSFFYLGYSPVAPGTVGTLGAVLLFYLISGFSNLEYVLFTIVFIILSVWVSEVARIRLGDSDPSSIVIDEVCGFLVTMILIPPSIINIALGFLLFRFFDILKPPPIRRSETLPGGLGIVADDVLAGIYANILLQIFARVSG from the coding sequence GTGAAAGAGCGGCTTTCAATATTAGTTTCATCCTTCTTTTATCTCGGCTATTCACCAGTCGCTCCGGGAACAGTTGGCACTCTTGGTGCGGTATTACTCTTCTATTTAATTTCTGGTTTTTCCAATTTAGAATATGTTTTATTTACTATCGTATTCATAATACTTTCTGTTTGGGTTTCAGAGGTTGCCCGGATCAGATTAGGAGATTCAGACCCGAGTAGCATCGTGATTGATGAGGTCTGCGGTTTTTTGGTTACAATGATTTTGATCCCTCCAAGTATAATTAATATTGCATTGGGTTTTCTTTTGTTCAGATTTTTTGATATTTTAAAACCTCCTCCGATAAGAAGGTCGGAAACGCTCCCAGGTGGTTTAGGCATTGTAGCTGATGATGTGCTTGCGGGGATTTATGCGAATATCTTACTTCAAATATTTGCCAGAGTATCGGGGTAA
- a CDS encoding competence/damage-inducible protein A: MKIEIITTGNELMCGLTLDTNFRWAAERLSSTGFDLKFHTTVGDNEEDLMQAFRNAENRAQAIIVSGGLGPTSDDLSAGVASIYFGVELELNHLALEMLEQNFREGGRQLSEINKKQAYLPHGSKLLKNFWGTAPGFQYERSGSVFFFLPGVPKEFRSMVDEYVVPELNSRSVDRPNIRTMLIKTFGLRESEVAEKLQGIGKDGIYIGYRSHFPEIHLRISAQADRDEVVNDLLDCIEREVSNRIGDYVFSTKGEELEQVVGDILKRKKLTLAIAESCTGGLLAHRITNVPGSSEYFERGVVSYSNESKVDVLGVDNVLIESKGAVSAEVVQSMAEGVRILANTDLGVGVSGIAGPTGGSSEKPVGTVFIGISCKNKETFSRRYQFRGTREEIKIITSEAALDLIRKFISNGV, encoded by the coding sequence ATGAAAATAGAGATTATAACTACGGGTAATGAGTTGATGTGCGGACTGACACTGGACACAAATTTCCGATGGGCAGCAGAGAGGCTTTCCAGCACGGGTTTTGATCTTAAGTTCCATACTACTGTTGGAGATAACGAAGAAGATCTGATGCAGGCCTTCCGCAACGCAGAAAATAGGGCTCAAGCGATAATAGTTTCGGGTGGTCTAGGTCCCACCTCTGATGATTTGAGTGCAGGGGTTGCCTCGATATATTTTGGCGTAGAACTCGAGCTCAATCATCTCGCACTGGAGATGTTAGAACAGAATTTTAGAGAGGGTGGCAGACAGTTGTCAGAAATCAATAAAAAGCAGGCATATTTGCCTCACGGATCAAAGCTTCTAAAAAATTTCTGGGGAACGGCACCCGGTTTCCAATACGAGAGATCTGGTAGTGTATTTTTCTTTCTACCCGGGGTACCTAAAGAATTTAGGTCCATGGTCGACGAGTATGTAGTACCTGAGTTGAATAGTAGAAGCGTAGATCGACCCAATATTAGAACAATGCTCATAAAAACATTTGGGTTAAGAGAGTCTGAGGTTGCCGAAAAACTTCAAGGAATTGGGAAAGATGGTATTTATATAGGTTATAGATCTCATTTCCCCGAGATTCATTTGAGAATTTCGGCTCAAGCTGATAGAGATGAAGTGGTTAATGACCTTCTTGATTGCATAGAAAGAGAGGTTTCGAACCGGATTGGCGATTATGTGTTTTCGACAAAAGGAGAGGAGCTGGAGCAAGTGGTAGGGGACATATTAAAACGAAAAAAGCTTACACTTGCAATAGCTGAGTCATGTACGGGAGGACTTTTGGCACATAGGATTACAAATGTTCCAGGGAGTTCTGAGTATTTTGAAAGGGGTGTAGTCTCTTATAGTAACGAGTCTAAGGTAGATGTACTTGGCGTAGATAACGTATTGATTGAATCAAAAGGAGCTGTTAGTGCCGAAGTTGTACAATCAATGGCAGAGGGAGTGAGGATACTTGCAAATACGGATTTGGGAGTAGGGGTATCCGGAATTGCCGGGCCAACCGGAGGTTCTTCCGAAAAGCCAGTTGGCACTGTGTTTATAGGGATCTCGTGTAAGAACAAAGAGACATTTTCTCGTAGATATCAATTTCGAGGAACAAGGGAGGAAATAAAAATCATAACCTCAGAAGCTGCACTTGATTTGATTAGAAAATTTATTTCAAATGGTGTATAA
- the recA gene encoding recombinase RecA, which yields MSKEASLKEMNNKEKAIDLAISSIEKQFGRGSIMRLGSDSPVPEMSVIPTGSIGLDLALGVGGLPRGRMVEIFGPESSGKTTLALHALAESQKLGGIAAFVDAEHALDPHYAAKLGVKADDLLISQPDFGEQALEIVDTLVRSGAVDLIVVDSVAALTPRAEIEGEMGDSHVGLQARLMSQALRKITATVGRSNTIVIFVNQTRMKIGVPSYMNPETTTGGTALRFYASVRIDVRRIGSIKDGEEVSGNRVRAKVVKNKVAPPFRDAEFDILFGSGISYEGELLDIGSKLKVIDKSGTWFSYSDDRLGQGRENARAFLKENVEVSEKIRSEILSIYGIKNETKLGEE from the coding sequence ATGTCTAAAGAAGCATCTCTAAAAGAAATGAACAACAAGGAAAAAGCGATAGATCTCGCGATCTCATCGATTGAAAAGCAGTTTGGTCGGGGTTCGATAATGCGATTAGGCTCAGATTCGCCAGTTCCTGAGATGTCTGTAATCCCGACTGGTTCCATTGGATTAGATCTGGCTCTCGGTGTTGGGGGACTTCCAAGGGGTAGAATGGTAGAAATATTTGGACCGGAGTCTTCAGGCAAGACAACTCTTGCTCTTCATGCCCTGGCGGAATCACAGAAGCTCGGTGGAATCGCGGCTTTTGTTGACGCCGAACACGCTCTTGACCCTCATTACGCAGCGAAGCTGGGTGTAAAAGCGGATGATCTTCTAATATCCCAGCCGGATTTTGGAGAACAGGCACTCGAGATAGTTGACACACTCGTAAGGAGTGGAGCAGTGGATCTTATAGTTGTTGATTCTGTTGCAGCGCTTACTCCAAGGGCTGAAATAGAGGGGGAGATGGGAGATTCCCATGTCGGACTTCAGGCGAGACTCATGTCTCAAGCCTTGAGAAAAATCACAGCTACTGTTGGCAGGTCAAACACGATAGTAATATTTGTCAACCAGACCCGTATGAAAATCGGAGTTCCGTCTTACATGAATCCCGAGACAACAACCGGGGGTACGGCGTTAAGATTCTATGCATCTGTCAGAATAGACGTGAGACGGATCGGTTCCATAAAGGATGGGGAAGAAGTTTCTGGAAACAGAGTGAGGGCTAAAGTCGTAAAAAACAAGGTAGCCCCGCCTTTCAGAGATGCCGAGTTTGATATACTATTTGGTAGTGGAATTTCTTACGAAGGCGAGTTATTGGATATTGGTTCTAAATTAAAGGTGATTGATAAGAGTGGTACATGGTTTTCTTACAGTGATGATAGATTGGGTCAGGGAAGGGAGAATGCTAGGGCTTTTTTAAAGGAGAATGTTGAGGTTTCAGAAAAGATTAGATCCGAGATTCTCTCGATTTATGGTATTAAAAACGAAACCAAGCTTGGTGAGGAATAA
- a CDS encoding type IV pilus twitching motility protein PilT, with product MTESLIDELLTGAFKVGASDVHLKAGSRPALRVEGRLIFVKDAPEFSNEELQKLIYSILNDKQRERFERDKELDLAYSIPNLSRFRMNVFQERGGIACAIRSIPYQIRGFKELNLPPVLEKISEEERGLVILTGTTSSGKSTTLAAIIDYINSTKARHIITIEDPLEYLQVDKKSYINQREIGIDTFSFSNALRSALREDPDVILVGEMRDLETMAIAMSAAETGHLVLTTLHTLDAQETINRILAIFPAHQHNQIRYQLAQVLKAVISQRLMTRADNKGRVPAAEVLIATSRIRECVSDATKTPEIRTAIEEGYLHYGMQTFDQCLYDLYKENLISYDEAMRQATNKDDLALRISGVTSGSASLSRLEQEKSTAQ from the coding sequence ATGACTGAATCTTTAATTGATGAATTGCTTACAGGTGCTTTTAAGGTTGGTGCTTCGGATGTCCATTTGAAGGCAGGGAGCAGGCCCGCTTTAAGAGTTGAAGGTAGATTGATATTTGTAAAAGATGCACCCGAGTTTTCGAATGAAGAACTTCAGAAGTTGATATACTCCATTCTCAACGATAAGCAAAGAGAGAGATTTGAGCGAGATAAAGAATTGGATCTTGCGTATAGCATTCCAAACCTTTCAAGGTTTCGTATGAATGTTTTTCAGGAACGAGGAGGTATAGCTTGTGCTATTAGATCAATCCCATACCAGATAAGGGGTTTTAAAGAGCTTAACCTTCCCCCTGTTCTAGAGAAGATTTCGGAAGAGGAAAGAGGCTTAGTTATTCTCACTGGAACCACGAGCAGCGGTAAATCAACCACTCTTGCTGCTATTATAGATTATATTAACTCGACCAAAGCAAGGCATATAATTACGATTGAGGATCCACTAGAATATTTGCAGGTAGACAAGAAGAGTTATATAAATCAGCGTGAAATCGGGATTGATACATTCTCTTTCTCAAATGCATTGAGGTCTGCTCTCAGGGAAGATCCGGACGTGATTCTTGTCGGAGAGATGCGCGATCTCGAGACTATGGCAATAGCGATGTCAGCCGCTGAAACAGGACACCTTGTACTAACTACCCTTCATACGCTTGATGCCCAGGAAACCATTAACCGAATCCTTGCTATATTTCCTGCTCACCAGCACAACCAAATTCGCTATCAGCTTGCCCAGGTTTTAAAGGCTGTAATTTCACAGAGATTGATGACAAGGGCTGATAACAAAGGAAGGGTTCCCGCTGCTGAGGTTTTAATCGCGACGTCGAGGATTAGAGAGTGTGTATCTGATGCTACAAAAACACCTGAAATAAGGACAGCTATTGAAGAGGGTTACTTACATTACGGAATGCAAACCTTTGATCAGTGCTTGTATGATCTTTATAAAGAGAATCTAATAAGTTATGATGAGGCTATGAGGCAGGCAACAAATAAGGATGATCTGGCACTCAGAATCAGCGGTGTTACATCGGGCTCCGCTTCCTTGAGCAGGCTTGAACAGGAAAAGAGTACTGCCCAATAA
- the tsaB gene encoding tRNA (adenosine(37)-N6)-threonylcarbamoyltransferase complex dimerization subunit type 1 TsaB — MRVLGIETSTHSGSVAIIDGDTILGEIFLNVGPSLSEKLLPMVDWLLREAGMKRNDIEGIAVSSGPGSFTSLRVGISTAKGMAFSLGIPIVGVSSLEVLSRNLLHTPYTICTIIDARRKQVYAAFFKCIGDEPIRLKEDCLINPVELIAMISEGTIFVGNGAVLYRDLIEKSLGNHAMFCTSSFNFPKASHCAQVAINKMSGDNKGEISQFSPQYLSKADAEISKER; from the coding sequence ATGAGAGTTTTAGGTATTGAGACTTCAACCCATTCTGGGAGCGTCGCTATAATAGACGGCGATACGATTCTTGGAGAGATCTTTTTGAATGTCGGTCCCTCTCTTTCCGAAAAGCTCCTGCCAATGGTGGATTGGCTTCTGCGAGAAGCAGGTATGAAGAGGAATGATATTGAAGGAATAGCTGTTTCAAGCGGTCCGGGTTCATTCACTTCTCTCAGGGTTGGGATTTCAACTGCTAAGGGTATGGCATTTTCTCTTGGGATACCTATTGTTGGGGTTTCGTCCCTCGAGGTTTTATCGAGAAATTTACTTCATACGCCATATACAATATGCACTATCATTGATGCAAGAAGAAAACAGGTCTATGCGGCTTTTTTCAAATGCATTGGCGATGAGCCCATAAGGCTAAAGGAAGATTGTCTTATTAATCCGGTTGAACTTATCGCGATGATAAGTGAGGGGACAATATTTGTTGGTAATGGAGCGGTGTTATATAGGGATCTTATAGAGAAGTCTCTAGGAAATCATGCAATGTTTTGCACATCTAGTTTTAATTTTCCAAAGGCATCTCATTGTGCTCAAGTTGCCATAAATAAAATGAGTGGTGACAATAAAGGGGAGATTTCTCAATTCTCTCCTCAATATTTAAGTAAGGCCGATGCCGAAATATCAAAAGAGAGGTGA
- a CDS encoding DUF465 domain-containing protein, which translates to MKDLNIVEKLLEGDEEFKKLYFEHRKLDDIVKGLEEKDSISIDDELEIKKLKKIKLSLKDQMEMKISRLK; encoded by the coding sequence ATGAAGGATTTAAATATAGTCGAAAAGTTGCTGGAGGGTGATGAGGAATTTAAAAAGCTATATTTTGAACACAGGAAATTAGATGATATAGTTAAAGGACTGGAAGAAAAGGATTCGATTAGCATTGATGATGAATTAGAGATTAAGAAGTTGAAAAAGATTAAGTTATCGCTCAAAGATCAGATGGAGATGAAGATAAGTAGGTTAAAATGA